In one window of Calditrichota bacterium DNA:
- a CDS encoding cytochrome c biogenesis protein ResB — MPEQTTNSPILKELGSLKWTVVILFGMIVIMAYATYVESQESHEAALAKGFHSLPMDFLIAALAVNLIACTLSRAPYRPHQYPWLVTHLGIILTMVGAIVSHRTAVDGQIILRKGTPATAATLLIDSPQPIVMPLDFRLELDRFEAKFYPGTGKASDYVSYVRFYDETKGIADTLTIRVNHPLVHRGWNISQSSFFPGDSTATILSANKDPGTPVSYAGFLTVFLGLCGLFFLKPWLKKKFPPPPKAKVVNAQSEPILSKETV; from the coding sequence ATGCCTGAACAAACGACCAACAGCCCGATACTAAAGGAATTGGGATCGCTCAAGTGGACTGTCGTCATCCTCTTCGGAATGATAGTCATCATGGCTTACGCGACTTACGTTGAGTCGCAGGAATCGCACGAAGCCGCGCTTGCCAAGGGCTTCCATTCCCTCCCGATGGACTTCCTCATCGCAGCCTTGGCGGTCAACCTGATCGCTTGCACCCTCTCGCGTGCGCCTTACCGGCCGCATCAATATCCCTGGCTGGTGACCCATCTTGGAATCATCCTCACGATGGTCGGCGCGATAGTTTCGCACCGGACTGCCGTCGATGGCCAGATCATCCTTCGTAAGGGGACGCCAGCCACCGCGGCAACGCTCTTAATCGATTCGCCGCAGCCCATTGTGATGCCGCTCGACTTCCGCCTCGAACTCGACCGTTTCGAAGCAAAGTTCTACCCCGGCACCGGCAAGGCGTCCGATTACGTCAGTTACGTGCGGTTCTATGACGAAACCAAGGGCATTGCCGACACCTTGACCATCCGGGTTAATCATCCATTGGTGCACCGAGGTTGGAACATCTCGCAGTCCTCCTTCTTCCCGGGCGACTCGACGGCTACCATATTGAGCGCCAACAAGGATCCGGGCACACCGGTCAGTTATGCCGGGTTCCTAACTGTCTTCCTGGGACTATGCGGACTCTTCTTTCTGAAACCCTGGCTCAAGAAGAAGTTTCCCCCGCCGCCTAAGGCGAAGGTTGTGAATGCACAAAGTGAGCCTATATTATCTAAGGAAACAGTCTAA
- a CDS encoding 4-hydroxy-3-methylbut-2-enyl diphosphate reductase, protein MRVILDPQAGTCGGVRRAIQLAEEELTRTAGSVFVLGDIIHNEREVERLDNAGLRTIRKEDLDDLAQLDAGIPAGKRVIVRAHGEPPETFKRLNQLGVEVVDGTCPVVTRSQDLARQYQQQGYQVAIVGKHGHPEMIGIVGHTEGEAVVVQHDEDIKALQPGVSTMVMAQTTISPAWFDEMTAKIRTHVGDVHVKDTLCRFVVRRDQKLPQFATQADVILVVGGHRSSNTKMLHATCQAINPRSFHVVTTDEIDARWFDGAETVGVTGSASTPLWLLHEFVDTLEKWIVEGWPMVRIGELAEV, encoded by the coding sequence ATGAGGGTTATACTCGATCCACAGGCTGGCACTTGCGGTGGTGTCCGGCGAGCCATTCAACTGGCGGAAGAGGAACTCACTCGCACGGCGGGGAGCGTTTTCGTCCTCGGTGACATCATCCATAATGAACGTGAAGTTGAGCGGCTCGACAACGCCGGACTTAGGACTATCCGCAAGGAAGATCTTGACGACCTGGCGCAACTCGATGCCGGAATACCCGCCGGCAAGCGGGTCATCGTCCGGGCGCATGGCGAGCCGCCTGAAACTTTCAAGAGATTGAACCAACTTGGCGTTGAGGTGGTCGATGGCACCTGTCCGGTGGTTACGCGCTCACAAGACCTGGCACGTCAATACCAGCAACAGGGGTATCAAGTCGCGATTGTAGGCAAGCATGGCCACCCGGAAATGATCGGCATTGTCGGTCATACCGAAGGTGAAGCTGTGGTCGTCCAGCACGATGAGGATATCAAGGCGCTCCAGCCCGGCGTCTCTACGATGGTGATGGCACAAACTACGATTTCGCCGGCTTGGTTCGACGAAATGACAGCCAAGATCCGCACCCACGTTGGTGATGTTCATGTAAAGGACACTCTCTGCCGTTTCGTCGTTCGCCGCGACCAGAAATTGCCACAGTTCGCCACTCAGGCCGACGTTATCCTTGTCGTTGGCGGGCATCGATCATCCAACACTAAGATGCTTCACGCCACCTGCCAGGCGATCAATCCGCGTTCTTTCCACGTCGTTACGACCGACGAGATCGACGCCCGGTGGTTCGATGGAGCGGAAACGGTCGGCGTGACCGGATCCGCCTCAACGCCACTCTGGCTCCTGCACGAATTCGTCGACACTCTGGAGAAGTGGATCGTCGAAGGCTGGCCGATGGTGAGGATTGGGGAACTGGCTGAAGTGTAG
- a CDS encoding 2-oxoacid:ferredoxin oxidoreductase subunit beta, whose product DKNRVVPIWCPGCGDFGVLQSLTRALQELGRKPRDTVIVSGIGCSGRLPYFLDAYGFHTLHGRALPVALGVKMANPDLTVIVVGGDGDGFGIGGGHVPHIARRNVDITYLILDNGVYALTKGHSSPTTSIGQRTPSARTGESSRPLDIVGMLLAYRTSFVGSGWSGDRPQLTGLIREAIEHPGFAALHIYSPCPTYNEDLTFDTIRESSRPLPDDHDRYSLAAAMAAHYEADTPLTGIIYQESGSAPMLPSAANGDAEARLMSIVNRYA is encoded by the coding sequence GACAAGAACCGCGTCGTTCCAATATGGTGTCCGGGCTGCGGTGACTTTGGGGTTCTGCAGTCGCTCACCCGCGCGCTTCAAGAACTTGGCCGCAAGCCTCGCGATACAGTCATCGTCAGCGGCATCGGCTGCAGCGGTCGCCTGCCTTACTTCCTCGATGCCTATGGTTTCCATACGCTGCACGGGAGGGCGCTTCCTGTCGCGCTCGGTGTCAAGATGGCCAATCCCGACCTTACGGTGATCGTGGTAGGCGGAGACGGCGACGGCTTCGGCATCGGAGGAGGTCACGTTCCTCACATTGCCAGACGCAATGTCGATATCACCTACCTGATACTGGACAATGGTGTCTATGCGCTAACCAAAGGCCATTCTTCGCCAACGACATCGATCGGTCAGAGGACTCCCTCGGCACGGACTGGAGAATCCTCCCGACCGCTCGACATCGTGGGAATGCTGCTCGCCTATCGGACCTCATTTGTCGGAAGCGGCTGGTCGGGCGACCGTCCCCAATTGACCGGGCTCATCCGCGAAGCCATCGAGCATCCGGGGTTTGCAGCACTTCACATCTACTCGCCTTGTCCTACTTACAACGAGGATTTGACCTTCGACACTATCCGCGAATCGTCCCGACCCTTGCCTGATGACCACGACCGATATTCCCTCGCGGCGGCAATGGCTGCGCATTATGAAGCAGACACTCCGCTAACCGGGATTATCTATCAGGAATCCGGATCTGCCCCGATGCTGCCATCCGCTGCCAACGGTGATGCAGAAGCCCGTCTAATGTCCATCGTCAACCGCTATGCCTGA